A window from Desulfobulbaceae bacterium DB1 encodes these proteins:
- a CDS encoding ATP-dependent Clp endopeptidase, proteolytic subunit ClpP, with product MSLIPFVIEQTPRGERSYDIYSRLLKERIIFLGSQVNDDIANVIIAQLLFLEAEDPDKDITFYINSPGGVVTAGLAIYDTMQYIKCDIATLCMGQAASMGAFLLAAGAPGKRYALPNSRILIHQPMGGYQGQASDIDIHAREILRMREDLNTLLAHHTGQPMEKIQTDTERDYFMSALEAKEYGLIDKVLGKRENIDEEV from the coding sequence ATGAGTTTGATTCCTTTTGTTATTGAGCAGACGCCGCGTGGAGAACGATCGTACGATATTTATTCCAGGCTGCTTAAGGAGAGAATTATATTTCTCGGATCGCAGGTAAACGACGACATCGCCAACGTCATTATCGCTCAGCTTCTTTTTCTTGAAGCGGAAGACCCGGACAAGGATATTACTTTTTATATCAATTCCCCCGGCGGTGTTGTAACTGCCGGACTGGCCATTTATGATACGATGCAGTATATTAAATGTGATATCGCGACGCTCTGCATGGGACAGGCCGCCAGTATGGGTGCTTTTCTTCTTGCGGCCGGCGCCCCTGGGAAAAGATATGCCCTGCCGAATTCTCGTATTCTGATTCACCAGCCCATGGGCGGCTATCAGGGACAGGCAAGTGATATCGACATCCATGCCCGGGAGATACTGCGGATGCGCGAAGATCTGAATACTCTTCTTGCCCATCACACCGGTCAGCCCATGGAAAAAATTCAGACTGACACGGAGCGCGACTATTTCATGAGCGCGCTGGAAGCAAAAGAATACGGTCTGATTGACAAAGTCCTGGGAAAACGGGAAAATATTGACGAGGAGGTCTGA